In one Lolium rigidum isolate FL_2022 chromosome 3, APGP_CSIRO_Lrig_0.1, whole genome shotgun sequence genomic region, the following are encoded:
- the LOC124704438 gene encoding protein FAR1-RELATED SEQUENCE 5-like isoform X1: MPESKEDEIIEAEPDPETEVVAGPGGQPKVGMVFLNEDKAYEFYVSYGGAAGFNVRKGCSEKTSKNVRISRAYVCSKEGFRPKTFTAEPKKQRPETRTGCQAHMTVKITTSGKYVVTEYVADHNHDLEAPLVDIQIVRSHNLLAKLQQPPDPPKVVLIPDDYKNYIRTRRTKDMQLGDARAICEYLQRMKGENPSFFYSIQVDEEDQFTNVFWADVKSMMDYNYFGDVVCVDTRYSTSDYGRPLLLFIGVNNHKQPIIFGAAFIYDESVESFKWLFETFKSAMSGKQPKTVLTDRSTSVRDAVASAWPGTVHRFSVLHLYQNATKLLRDTFQCSETFAHDFSRSLYDYEEEVDFLSSWEILLEKYNLKDNEWLSKLYEDRERWALPYGRDIFCGAIAGTLRSDNTDAILADILKTEIDLPYFFNRYDRFLEEKRLAEQQADYLAVQMTQRVAPLRLLWQAANAYTPTLFEMFKSEFELILDCMVYNCGEIGPISEYEVTVKNRPRAHFVRFDSSQYMVVCSCKKFETVGLPCCHVLKVLEIRNIKEIPPHYILKRWRKDAQSEPSKENCGSAVVDEDPKFSMSKRYNSLYRTLYKVAAKAAENVEAHTFMESQYDQLLEQVELVLQAKLHDKPSLSTILKSHQQNLLQNDTTNIEPQRASTKKKKNAEMRRRQQSPLESSKKKKGRQGPVELDDAELPLTVAVPPAISNDIPNHIRTPTNQFLEPSHMMQAPYVTQQFGLNSLQGFAGMSPFGQMQEPSHVHLQQPHLQQPPFHSVPQMHEAPPPDIQSLQFLSSNTQLGHQTTDQGQYTIPVWDFL, from the exons ATG CCTGAGAGTAAAGAAGATGAAATAATTGAAGCAGAGCCGGATCCAGAAACTGAAGTAGTTGCTGGGCCTGGAGGACAGCCGAAAGTTGGAATGGTTTTCCTGAATGAAGACAAGGCCTATGAGTTTTATGTCAGCTATGGTGGAGCTGCAGGATTCAATGTCCGAAAAGGATGCTCCGAGAAAACATCAAAGAATGTTAGGATATCTCGGGCTTATGTGTGTTCTAAAGAGGGATTCCGCCCTAAAACTTTTACTGCCGAGCCAAAGAAACAGCGACCAGAAACAAGAACTGGCTGCCAAGCACACATGACTGTTAAAATCACAACTAGCGGCAAATATGTAGTGACTGAGTATGTAGCTGATCATAATCATGATCTTGAAGCACCCTTGGTGGACATTCAGATTGTGAGATCACATAATTTATTAGCAAAGTTACAGCAGCCGCCAGATCCACCAAAAGTTGTTTTGATACCAGATGATTATAAAAATTACATTAGGACAAGGCGCACGAAAGATATGCAATTGGGTGATGCTCGGGCGATTTGTGAGTATTTACAGAGGATGAAAGGCGAGAATCCTTCTTTCTTTTATTCCATTCAGGTGGATGAAGAAGACCAATTCACAAATGTATTCTGGGCAGATGTTAAATCAATGATGGATTATAACTACTTCGGAGATGTAGTTTGTGTTGACACAAGGTATAGCACAAGTGATTACGGTAGGCCTCTATTGTTGTTCATTGGAGTTAACAACCATAAGCAGCCAATCATATTTGGTGCGGCATTTATTTATGATGAATCAGTTGAATCTTTCAAGTGGTTGTTTGAAACATTCAAATCTGCTATGAGCGGAAAGCAGCCAAAAACAGTTTTGACTGACCGCTCTACATCAGTAAGGGATGCAGTTGCTTCAGCTTGGCCAGGGACTGTCCACCGTTTCTCAGTGTTGCATTTGTATCAAAATGCTACCAAGCTATTAAGGGATACATTCCAATGCTCAGAGACTTTTGCCCATGATTTTAGTAGGTCTTTGTATGACTATGAGGAGGAGGTGGACTTCTTATCAAGCTGGGAAATCCTCTTGGAGAAATACAATCTGAAGGATAATGAGTGGCTAAGTAAATTGTATGAGGATAGAGAAAGATGGGCTTTGCCTTATGGGCGTGATATATTCTGCGGGGCTATTGCAGGCACACTTCGAAGTGATAACACGGATGCCATCCTTGCAGATATTCTTAAAACAGAAATTGATCTTCCGTACTTCTTTAACAGATATGATAGATTTTTGGAGGAGAAACGTCTAGCTGAACAACAAGCTGACTACCTTGCTGTTCAAATGACACAGAGGGTAGCACCTCTGCGTTTACTTTGGCAAGCTGCTAATGCATATACTCCTACACTGTTTGAGATGTTCAAGTCAGAATTTGAATTGATCTTGGATTGCATGGTCTATAACTGTGGTGAAATTGGACCCATATCTGAGTATGAGGTAACTGTCAAAAACAGGCCTCGGGCTCATTTTGTTAGATTTGACTCGTCACAATATATGGTTGTTTGTAGCTGCAAGAAGTTTGAAACTGTAGGTCTTCCATGTTGCCATGTACTGAAAGTTCTTGAGATCAGAAATATTAAAGAAATTCCACCACACTATATTTTGAAAAGATGGCGAAAGGATGCTCAGAGTGAACCTTCAAAGGAGAATTGTGGTTCTGCTGTTGTGGATGAAGATCCCAAGTTCTCCATGTCTAAAAGGTACAACTCACTGTATCGAACTTTATATAAAGTTGCAGCAAAGGCTGCAGAAAATGTTGAAGCTCATACATTTATGGAGAGCCAATATGATCAGCTCCTGGAGCAAGTCGAGCTTGTTTTGCAAGCAAAGCTGCATGATAAACCTTCCTTAAGCACTATCCTGAAAAGTCATCAGCAAAATTTGCTTCAGAACGATACCACCAACATTGAACCTCAAAGAGCAAgtactaagaaaaagaaaaatgcagAGATGCGTCGCCGGCAGCAAAGTCCTCTTGAATCAAGTAAGAAGAAAAAGGGTAGACAAG GTCCAGTGGAGCTCGACGATGCTGAACTCCCACTTACGGTGGCTGTTCCTCCCGCAATATCGAATGACATTCCAAATCACATTAGGACTCCGACCAACCAGTTTCTTGAACCAAGCCATATGATGCAG GCACCTTATGTCACACAGCAGTTCGGCcttaactctcttcaaggatttgCTGGCATGTCACCGTTTGGTCAG ATGCAGGAACCATCACATGTTCACCTTCAGCAACCTCATCTACAACAACCACCCTTTCATAGTGTTCCTCAAATGCACGAG GCTCCCCCTCCAGATATCCAGTCATTGCAGTTCCTTAGCAGCAATACTCAGCTGGGCCACCAGACAACGGATCAAGGCCAGTACACCATCCCAGTCTGGGATTTCCTGTGA
- the LOC124700713 gene encoding uncharacterized protein LOC124700713 encodes MEGLQRRPAAAAANARGDGAQQPQRVIHCDVEPAPRAWPGMQMLAVAAILVLGGLQFLPATHFRLHQDRGRNWIPIDPSLHAADHQVVGVHIISWISCLDLRTLAVLTNSTLSSSSDPHDVSFTFLTPEGGNEQLPYYKIKSVLPDSNITVTSQKKTKEKLNVATPAGNFLWSFQSELSPIIIATQFSRKRHVYISPDSIVKGKVEDLVPIDLGSYAISAAEDCSKRLGDYISVDVLSAVQRTAPKGLVYTEPFDKDTCLLDFDVLIVEPRNLKRNLVDSIAFWAKAVNLASHRDSIRLAITLAFYADYLKLPTNWKRANDNTDILYYDGPKNVCSEDGRQHEEKGSGEAWQQYLSQKSDAILST; translated from the exons ATGGAAGGCCTCCAGCGCCGgcccgcggcggccgccgcgaaCGCGAGGGGCGACGGAGCGCAGCAGCCCCAGCGCGTCATCCACTGCGACGTCGAGCCGGCGCCGCGGGCGTGGCCGGGGATGCAGATGCTGGCCGTCGCCGCCATACTCGTGCTCGGCGGCCTCCAGTTCCTGCCGGCCACCCACTTCCGCCTCCACCAAGACCGCGGCCGCAACTGGATCCCCATCGACCCCTCGCTCCACGCCGCG GATCACCAGGTTGTAGGTGTGCATATCATCTCTTGGATAAGCTGTCTGGATCTTCGTACTCTTGCTGTGCTGACAAACTCGACCCTGTCCAGCTCAAG TGATCCACATGATGTATCCTTCACTTTCTTGACACCTGAAGGAGGCAATGAGCAATTGCCCTACTACAAGATAAAATCAGTACTACCTGATTCAAATATTACTGTTACTAG TCAAAAGAAAACCAAGGAAAAGCTAAATGTTGCCACTCCAGCGGGAAACTTCTTATGGTCATTCCAGAGTGAGCTGTCACCAATCATTATCGCAACTCAGTTCTCACGAAAGAGACATGTTTATATCTCACCAGATTCAATTGTAAAG GGAAAAGTTgaagaccttgttcccattgactTAGGCAGTTACGCCATCAGTGCTGCTGAAGATTGTAGCAAGCGCCTTGGTGATTACATCAGTGTGGATGTTCTGAGTGCTGTTCAAAGAACAGCTCCAAAAGGTTTGGTATATACTGAACCTTTTGACAAGGACACGTGCTTACTTGATTTTGATGTGCTTATTGTGGAGCCACGCAATCTGAAGAGGAATCTGGTTGACTCTATCGCATTCTGGGCCAAGGCTGTCAACCTAGCTAGTCATAG GGATAGCATTAGGTTGGCAATTACTCTGGCCTTCTATGCTGATTATCTGAAGCTCCCTACCAACTGGAAGCGCGCAAATGATAACACGGACATTCTCTACTACGATGGACCCAAGAATGTTTGCTCTGAAGATGGCCGACAGCATGAAGAAAAAGGCTCCGGCGAGGCCTGGCAGCAGTACCTCAGTCAGAAGTCCGATGCTATCTTGAGCACCTGA
- the LOC124704438 gene encoding protein FAR1-RELATED SEQUENCE 5-like isoform X2 — protein sequence MPESKEDEIIEAEPDPETEVVAGPGGQPKVGMVFLNEDKAYEFYVSYGGAAGFNVRKGCSEKTSKNVRISRAYVCSKEGFRPKTFTAEPKKQRPETRTGCQAHMTVKITTSGKYVVTEYVADHNHDLEAPLVDIQIVRSHNLLAKLQQPPDPPKVVLIPDDYKNYIRTRRTKDMQLGDARAICEYLQRMKGENPSFFYSIQVDEEDQFTNVFWADVKSMMDYNYFGDVVCVDTRYSTSDYGRPLLLFIGVNNHKQPIIFGAAFIYDESVESFKWLFETFKSAMSGKQPKTVLTDRSTSVRDAVASAWPGTVHRFSVLHLYQNATKLLRDTFQCSETFAHDFSRSLYDYEEEVDFLSSWEILLEKYNLKDNEWLSKLYEDRERWALPYGRDIFCGAIAGTLRSDNTDAILADILKTEIDLPYFFNRYDRFLEEKRLAEQQADYLAVQMTQRVAPLRLLWQAANAYTPTLFEMFKSEFELILDCMVYNCGEIGPISEYEVTVKNRPRAHFVRFDSSQYMVVCSCKKFETVGLPCCHVLKVLEIRNIKEIPPHYILKRWRKDAQSEPSKENCGSAVVDEDPKFSMSKRYNSLYRTLYKVAAKAAENVEAHTFMESQYDQLLEQVELVLQAKLHDKPSLSTILKSHQQNLLQNDTTNIEPQRASTKKKKNAEMRRRQQSPLESSKKKKGRQGPVELDDAELPLTVAVPPAISNDIPNHIRTPTNQFLEPSHMMQAPYVTQQFGLNSLQGFAGMSPFGQEPSHVHLQQPHLQQPPFHSVPQMHEAPPPDIQSLQFLSSNTQLGHQTTDQGQYTIPVWDFL from the exons ATG CCTGAGAGTAAAGAAGATGAAATAATTGAAGCAGAGCCGGATCCAGAAACTGAAGTAGTTGCTGGGCCTGGAGGACAGCCGAAAGTTGGAATGGTTTTCCTGAATGAAGACAAGGCCTATGAGTTTTATGTCAGCTATGGTGGAGCTGCAGGATTCAATGTCCGAAAAGGATGCTCCGAGAAAACATCAAAGAATGTTAGGATATCTCGGGCTTATGTGTGTTCTAAAGAGGGATTCCGCCCTAAAACTTTTACTGCCGAGCCAAAGAAACAGCGACCAGAAACAAGAACTGGCTGCCAAGCACACATGACTGTTAAAATCACAACTAGCGGCAAATATGTAGTGACTGAGTATGTAGCTGATCATAATCATGATCTTGAAGCACCCTTGGTGGACATTCAGATTGTGAGATCACATAATTTATTAGCAAAGTTACAGCAGCCGCCAGATCCACCAAAAGTTGTTTTGATACCAGATGATTATAAAAATTACATTAGGACAAGGCGCACGAAAGATATGCAATTGGGTGATGCTCGGGCGATTTGTGAGTATTTACAGAGGATGAAAGGCGAGAATCCTTCTTTCTTTTATTCCATTCAGGTGGATGAAGAAGACCAATTCACAAATGTATTCTGGGCAGATGTTAAATCAATGATGGATTATAACTACTTCGGAGATGTAGTTTGTGTTGACACAAGGTATAGCACAAGTGATTACGGTAGGCCTCTATTGTTGTTCATTGGAGTTAACAACCATAAGCAGCCAATCATATTTGGTGCGGCATTTATTTATGATGAATCAGTTGAATCTTTCAAGTGGTTGTTTGAAACATTCAAATCTGCTATGAGCGGAAAGCAGCCAAAAACAGTTTTGACTGACCGCTCTACATCAGTAAGGGATGCAGTTGCTTCAGCTTGGCCAGGGACTGTCCACCGTTTCTCAGTGTTGCATTTGTATCAAAATGCTACCAAGCTATTAAGGGATACATTCCAATGCTCAGAGACTTTTGCCCATGATTTTAGTAGGTCTTTGTATGACTATGAGGAGGAGGTGGACTTCTTATCAAGCTGGGAAATCCTCTTGGAGAAATACAATCTGAAGGATAATGAGTGGCTAAGTAAATTGTATGAGGATAGAGAAAGATGGGCTTTGCCTTATGGGCGTGATATATTCTGCGGGGCTATTGCAGGCACACTTCGAAGTGATAACACGGATGCCATCCTTGCAGATATTCTTAAAACAGAAATTGATCTTCCGTACTTCTTTAACAGATATGATAGATTTTTGGAGGAGAAACGTCTAGCTGAACAACAAGCTGACTACCTTGCTGTTCAAATGACACAGAGGGTAGCACCTCTGCGTTTACTTTGGCAAGCTGCTAATGCATATACTCCTACACTGTTTGAGATGTTCAAGTCAGAATTTGAATTGATCTTGGATTGCATGGTCTATAACTGTGGTGAAATTGGACCCATATCTGAGTATGAGGTAACTGTCAAAAACAGGCCTCGGGCTCATTTTGTTAGATTTGACTCGTCACAATATATGGTTGTTTGTAGCTGCAAGAAGTTTGAAACTGTAGGTCTTCCATGTTGCCATGTACTGAAAGTTCTTGAGATCAGAAATATTAAAGAAATTCCACCACACTATATTTTGAAAAGATGGCGAAAGGATGCTCAGAGTGAACCTTCAAAGGAGAATTGTGGTTCTGCTGTTGTGGATGAAGATCCCAAGTTCTCCATGTCTAAAAGGTACAACTCACTGTATCGAACTTTATATAAAGTTGCAGCAAAGGCTGCAGAAAATGTTGAAGCTCATACATTTATGGAGAGCCAATATGATCAGCTCCTGGAGCAAGTCGAGCTTGTTTTGCAAGCAAAGCTGCATGATAAACCTTCCTTAAGCACTATCCTGAAAAGTCATCAGCAAAATTTGCTTCAGAACGATACCACCAACATTGAACCTCAAAGAGCAAgtactaagaaaaagaaaaatgcagAGATGCGTCGCCGGCAGCAAAGTCCTCTTGAATCAAGTAAGAAGAAAAAGGGTAGACAAG GTCCAGTGGAGCTCGACGATGCTGAACTCCCACTTACGGTGGCTGTTCCTCCCGCAATATCGAATGACATTCCAAATCACATTAGGACTCCGACCAACCAGTTTCTTGAACCAAGCCATATGATGCAG GCACCTTATGTCACACAGCAGTTCGGCcttaactctcttcaaggatttgCTGGCATGTCACCGTTTGGTCAG GAACCATCACATGTTCACCTTCAGCAACCTCATCTACAACAACCACCCTTTCATAGTGTTCCTCAAATGCACGAG GCTCCCCCTCCAGATATCCAGTCATTGCAGTTCCTTAGCAGCAATACTCAGCTGGGCCACCAGACAACGGATCAAGGCCAGTACACCATCCCAGTCTGGGATTTCCTGTGA